In Priestia megaterium NBRC 15308 = ATCC 14581, the following proteins share a genomic window:
- a CDS encoding DNA polymerase IV, with protein sequence MKMMYPKNGKVILHIDANAFYASVETAHDHTLKDKPLAIAGNPKERRGIVVTCNYIARNRGVYAPMPLWEAKRKCPELVVIKPNFPLYRQVSKNMFDYLVTISPLLEPASIDEGYLDITNCAELGSPLDIAKSIQQHLIQTLQIPVSIGIAPNKFLAKTASDMQKPLGITVLRKRDVQTVLWPKAVEEMHGIGKKTAEKLNAIKIVTIGDLAKAAPGLLKQTLGVKGEVMKERAWGQDDRQVNPDRQSQFKSIGNSTTLSQNAVDEHEVLPILNKLSHSVSSRMKAKKVVSKTIQLTIRYSDFKTITRSQTISKAISEPNDLFHYSAVLFQRHWNGEPIRLLGVAALQVSHQLQEEEQLDLFTYGEQAKKEPLYKAVESLREKYGDNIIQSGLKKQRGKKER encoded by the coding sequence ATGAAAATGATGTACCCTAAAAACGGCAAAGTTATTCTTCATATTGATGCCAATGCTTTTTATGCATCTGTTGAAACCGCACATGATCATACGCTCAAAGATAAGCCTCTTGCTATTGCTGGCAATCCAAAGGAACGAAGAGGAATTGTTGTAACCTGTAACTATATTGCTCGTAACCGCGGAGTATATGCGCCAATGCCTCTTTGGGAAGCGAAAAGAAAATGCCCTGAGCTGGTTGTTATAAAACCTAATTTTCCATTATATCGCCAAGTGTCCAAAAACATGTTTGATTATTTAGTAACCATTTCACCTCTTTTAGAGCCTGCTTCCATTGATGAAGGCTATTTGGATATTACAAATTGTGCTGAATTAGGCTCTCCTCTTGACATAGCAAAGTCCATTCAGCAGCATTTAATACAGACGCTGCAAATTCCTGTGTCAATTGGAATCGCGCCGAATAAATTTTTAGCCAAAACGGCAAGTGATATGCAAAAACCTTTAGGGATTACCGTCCTTCGAAAAAGAGATGTCCAAACAGTTCTTTGGCCAAAAGCCGTAGAGGAAATGCACGGAATCGGTAAAAAAACAGCTGAGAAGCTAAATGCGATTAAGATCGTGACCATCGGTGATCTAGCAAAAGCCGCTCCCGGTCTTCTTAAACAAACTCTCGGAGTAAAAGGAGAAGTTATGAAAGAACGAGCATGGGGCCAAGATGATCGACAGGTGAACCCTGATCGCCAATCACAGTTTAAATCTATTGGAAACTCTACGACGCTATCTCAAAATGCAGTAGATGAACATGAGGTTCTCCCTATTTTAAATAAACTATCGCATTCTGTAAGCTCTCGTATGAAAGCGAAAAAAGTTGTAAGCAAAACGATTCAATTAACGATACGATACAGTGATTTTAAAACCATTACTCGAAGCCAAACTATTTCAAAAGCAATTAGCGAGCCAAACGATCTTTTTCATTACAGTGCGGTATTATTTCAAAGGCACTGGAACGGAGAACCGATTCGTTTATTAGGCGTAGCTGCTCTTCAAGTGAGCCACCAGCTTCAAGAAGAAGAACAGCTGGATTTGTTTACATACGGAGAACAAGCAAAAAAAGAGCCTTTATACAAAGCGGTCGAAAGTTTGCGTGAAAAATATGGAGATAACATTATTCAAAGCGGTTTAAAAAAACAAAGAGGAAAAAAAGAGAGGTAA
- a CDS encoding DedA family protein: MIDQLIGAINQLGYGYFFFIILVGANLTPIPDPVYIMLAGSQATSPSVQYIPAFILTYSGMMISLYLKFLIASLFSTQALALLKRPRWEKNVMKVERTIQEYGSHAIIASYFLPGMRHVMPFFLGASGMKHRHYIKVSFSFGFIWTLALFIFGSFFNTTSSYTDVIEITLAFCAISLIIYAVQRRKIRKKQQ, encoded by the coding sequence GTGATTGATCAGCTTATCGGAGCCATTAACCAATTAGGCTACGGATATTTCTTTTTTATCATTTTAGTCGGAGCCAACCTTACTCCTATTCCTGACCCGGTATATATTATGCTTGCGGGCAGTCAGGCTACATCTCCGTCCGTTCAGTATATTCCAGCTTTTATACTTACCTACAGCGGCATGATGATTAGCTTATATCTTAAGTTTTTGATAGCCAGTCTTTTTTCAACTCAGGCGCTTGCGCTATTAAAACGCCCGCGATGGGAAAAAAATGTGATGAAAGTCGAGCGAACGATTCAAGAATATGGATCTCATGCCATCATCGCAAGCTATTTTTTACCAGGAATGCGACATGTGATGCCTTTTTTTCTCGGGGCAAGCGGAATGAAGCATCGGCATTATATTAAAGTCTCGTTTTCCTTCGGTTTTATTTGGACGCTCGCTTTATTTATTTTCGGTTCCTTTTTTAATACAACCTCTTCTTATACTGACGTCATTGAGATCACTTTAGCTTTTTGTGCGATCAGTTTGATTATCTATGCCGTCCAAAGAAGAAAAATACGAAAAAAACAGCAGTAG
- a CDS encoding LysM peptidoglycan-binding and 3D domain-containing protein: MKKHIFTLGATALVSIGIADAASADTDTHKVKAGETLFSISQQHNVTVEDLKKWNGLSSTLIYANQTLQIGSTSTDSSSSSTPTTTSSNHTYTVKSGDTLYRIAKNNGTSVQQLKEWNNISSHLIYVNQVLKISGTGTVSSSPSAPVQEKTNETQASPAPSNSKSYKVQPGDTMWSVAQRHGISISQLKQWNNLSSNTIYINQVLQVGGQAAAQAKPSTPATTAPSIPSTSTSTPAPAPAQERKSVSKEITVEATAYTAYCAGCSGITATGIDLRSNPNRKVIAVDPRVIPLGSRVYVEGYGEAIAGDTGGAIKGTRVDLFMASQSSALNWGRKTVKLQILD, from the coding sequence ATGAAAAAACACATTTTTACATTAGGGGCCACAGCTTTAGTATCAATTGGAATTGCAGACGCAGCATCGGCGGACACAGACACGCATAAAGTAAAAGCTGGAGAAACGTTATTCAGCATCTCACAGCAGCATAATGTAACAGTTGAAGACTTAAAAAAGTGGAATGGTCTTTCTTCCACATTAATTTATGCAAACCAAACATTACAAATTGGATCTACATCTACTGACTCTTCATCTAGTTCAACTCCAACTACAACATCTTCAAATCATACATATACAGTAAAATCAGGTGACACGCTTTACCGTATCGCTAAAAACAACGGTACTTCCGTACAGCAGCTAAAAGAGTGGAATAACATATCTAGTCATTTAATTTATGTGAATCAAGTATTAAAAATAAGCGGAACAGGAACAGTTTCGTCATCACCTTCAGCACCTGTACAAGAAAAAACAAACGAAACGCAAGCATCCCCGGCTCCTAGCAACAGTAAAAGTTACAAAGTTCAGCCTGGAGATACAATGTGGAGCGTAGCACAGCGGCACGGCATTTCAATTTCTCAATTAAAACAGTGGAATAACTTATCGTCTAATACGATTTACATTAATCAAGTGCTACAAGTAGGCGGACAAGCTGCAGCTCAGGCAAAACCATCAACGCCAGCGACTACTGCTCCTTCAATACCGTCAACTTCAACTTCAACACCGGCACCTGCTCCAGCGCAAGAAAGGAAGTCGGTTTCGAAAGAGATTACAGTTGAAGCAACAGCTTATACTGCTTACTGTGCGGGCTGCAGCGGAATCACTGCTACAGGCATCGACCTAAGGTCAAATCCTAATCGAAAAGTAATTGCAGTTGATCCTCGCGTGATTCCATTAGGTTCTCGCGTATACGTAGAAGGTTACGGAGAAGCAATTGCTGGAGATACTGGCGGTGCGATTAAAGGTACTCGCGTTGATTTATTTATGGCATCTCAAAGCTCAGCTTTAAATTGGGGACGCAAAACGGTAAAACTTCAAATTTTAGATTAA
- a CDS encoding MBL fold metallo-hydrolase has product MIQYKTEQMTVFESALFQTTSAVIETKDCVIVVDPTWLPHEINEIKQHVQGILNHRNLYVFFTHGDFDHIIGYGAFLELNATFIGSKFLEQHPDKEEKVQMIKQFDHDYYIKRSHDIIFPELDIVVTENEQHITLGETSITCYFAKGHTNDGLFMIVDDSIWIAGDYLSDFEYPYIYESVNDYRDTLATARHILAKHQNLTLVPGHGKTTHHRAEIQRRVEMASSYLDELQAAVKEDSKEALDKLNDKLAFPSDFTAQCHQKNVEIMKRELLL; this is encoded by the coding sequence ATGATTCAATATAAAACGGAGCAAATGACGGTTTTTGAAAGCGCGCTATTTCAAACAACATCTGCGGTGATTGAAACAAAAGACTGTGTCATTGTTGTTGATCCAACGTGGCTTCCTCACGAAATTAATGAAATTAAACAGCATGTTCAAGGGATCTTAAACCACCGCAACCTGTATGTGTTTTTTACTCACGGAGATTTTGATCACATCATTGGATATGGGGCTTTCTTAGAATTAAATGCCACCTTTATCGGCAGCAAATTTTTAGAACAACACCCGGACAAAGAAGAAAAAGTTCAAATGATTAAGCAGTTTGATCATGACTATTATATAAAAAGATCCCATGATATTATATTCCCAGAGTTAGATATTGTTGTAACCGAAAATGAACAGCATATTACTTTAGGTGAAACATCCATTACCTGTTATTTTGCAAAAGGTCATACAAACGATGGCCTATTTATGATTGTCGATGATTCGATATGGATTGCAGGGGATTATTTATCGGATTTTGAATATCCGTACATATATGAAAGTGTAAACGATTACCGCGACACGCTTGCGACTGCGCGACATATTTTAGCCAAGCACCAAAATCTAACGCTAGTTCCCGGGCACGGGAAAACGACACATCACCGAGCTGAAATCCAAAGACGAGTGGAGATGGCCAGCTCTTATTTAGATGAACTGCAAGCGGCAGTGAAAGAAGACAGTAAAGAAGCGCTCGATAAGCTGAATGATAAACTGGCGTTTCCCTCTGATTTCACCGCACAATGTCATCAGAAAAACGTTGAAATTATGAAAAGAGAATTGCTGTTATAG
- a CDS encoding GNAT family N-acetyltransferase, protein MCIDLIEIDKDRRASYLNLLLIGDEDEKVVKSYINEGSLFTIVYEKKEIGVVQCLTDEEERAVEVKNIGLKEAYRGKGIGSKVIKKLEVLYEDNHYSKMIVGTADSSLENISFYKKAGFYQRGVKKNFFLQYVPPIYENGLQAIDMIMFEKKLKSRSD, encoded by the coding sequence ATGTGTATCGATCTTATTGAAATTGATAAAGACCGGCGCGCTTCCTATTTAAACCTGCTATTAATAGGGGATGAAGACGAAAAAGTAGTGAAGTCGTATATAAATGAAGGTTCTTTATTTACCATTGTGTATGAAAAGAAGGAGATAGGAGTTGTGCAGTGCCTCACCGATGAAGAGGAACGGGCAGTAGAAGTAAAGAATATCGGTTTAAAAGAAGCATACAGAGGAAAAGGAATCGGCAGCAAAGTTATTAAAAAGTTAGAAGTACTGTATGAAGATAACCATTATTCTAAAATGATTGTAGGAACAGCGGACTCCAGCCTTGAAAACATATCATTTTATAAAAAGGCAGGCTTTTATCAAAGGGGTGTCAAAAAGAATTTCTTTTTGCAGTACGTTCCACCGATTTACGAGAATGGCCTGCAAGCTATCGATATGATTATGTTTGAAAAAAAATTAAAAAGCAGAAGCGACTAA
- a CDS encoding organic hydroperoxide resistance protein — MSDVLFTSKATAVGGRDGRVKSDDGIIDLTLVNPSPNNKEEGTNPEQLFAAGYSACFDGALNLIAKKQKKDIDSSITAEVSLLKDHTDDGFKIGVVLNAHIKGVSQEVAEKLVEDAHQFCPYSKATRGNVNVTLNTTAE, encoded by the coding sequence ATGTCAGACGTACTATTTACATCTAAGGCAACAGCGGTAGGAGGCCGAGATGGTCGAGTTAAATCAGATGATGGTATTATTGATTTAACCCTTGTAAATCCTTCTCCAAATAACAAAGAAGAAGGAACAAATCCCGAGCAGCTGTTTGCAGCAGGATATTCTGCTTGTTTTGACGGTGCTTTAAATTTAATCGCTAAGAAACAAAAAAAAGACATTGATTCGTCTATTACTGCAGAGGTAAGTCTACTAAAAGACCACACTGACGATGGCTTTAAAATTGGAGTGGTGTTAAACGCTCATATTAAAGGCGTTTCACAAGAAGTAGCTGAGAAGCTAGTAGAAGATGCACATCAATTCTGCCCGTATTCTAAAGCAACGCGTGGGAATGTTAACGTAACGTTAAATACAACGGCTGAGTAA
- a CDS encoding AAA domain-containing protein yields MEKRSISSYLKAWVRALSIEINYMKKHGGEKYTVGKGEYLGQQGDAYLYRFERTADLYLFDGAQVRLVHQHKESKGEVIGTEGFDLYLKIDAFIGQEVDELDIYNEPWELLQALIDRLTEAKDYKQKIVRIKRLMRGNSPVRHKEYTSKNALHEVLLRARYNRTTYIWGPPGTGKTYTLSKIAASYYRKSKRILLLSHSNAAVDGLLQETARQLKKKEAWKKGKLIRYGATKSSGLENIKVEEVIREDDPDLAQEMRDLQEERVYLSRYPNRAHQLQQVNKKLNALRNKWIEAEKNIFDQAYIVGTTLSKAAIDRLLYQSEFDMVVVDEISMAYAPQIAFAAALGKRIVVCGDFKQLPPVSQSSHAEVKKWLQRDLFEQTGLVEQVESGEIHPHLFMLTKQRRMHKDISAFTNRYIYSNRVGDHPSVTTSREVVASSRPFAHEAALMLNIGHLHSSAMRDAASGSRYNVITAVLAVSLMLRARKASSATLGYVTPYKSQAKLINALLQDIEPAIDIIAATVHKFQGAERDIMIFDTVDTKPQSKPGLLLTNENSDRLVNVAVTRSKGKFIMLSDESFAQQRVPKERALWKLVNHFNENQKVYQPQQFLKEVIQHPKLIWYHPSNSSQLKKDLYQAQQQILLCIPYASLVPQEIRDMLHSFKGEVTVLTREPKEVRIDGAHIISSAVPMSLLIIDESTIWINMPYGGKNEAFMAARIESKLGAKQLIRSIDFTEDKIRNQETKMYIETNKPQYSLSDYLRSWDRCESCQHMREVEITKKGKVRFICYYCGKTSGATRLLVEKYLNYVHAVCKACKQPMNVDYDENKGVYACCPSCKKEVLPKDLL; encoded by the coding sequence ATGGAAAAACGCTCTATCTCTTCATATTTAAAAGCATGGGTGCGCGCACTTTCAATTGAGATTAATTATATGAAGAAACACGGCGGAGAAAAGTATACGGTAGGAAAAGGAGAATACTTAGGGCAGCAGGGAGATGCGTATCTTTACCGGTTTGAACGCACAGCCGATTTATACCTTTTTGATGGAGCTCAGGTACGCCTTGTCCACCAGCATAAAGAAAGTAAAGGAGAAGTTATCGGAACAGAAGGGTTTGATTTGTATCTTAAAATAGATGCGTTTATTGGACAAGAAGTAGACGAACTCGATATATATAACGAACCATGGGAATTATTGCAGGCTCTTATTGATAGACTCACGGAAGCAAAAGATTACAAGCAAAAAATAGTGAGAATCAAACGTCTTATGAGAGGTAATAGTCCTGTTCGTCATAAGGAGTATACGTCTAAGAACGCTCTTCATGAAGTGTTGCTGCGAGCGCGTTATAACCGTACTACTTATATTTGGGGGCCTCCTGGAACAGGAAAAACATATACGCTGTCCAAAATCGCGGCAAGCTATTACCGGAAATCAAAGCGGATCCTTTTATTATCTCACAGTAATGCAGCGGTGGACGGTTTGCTGCAAGAAACTGCGCGTCAGTTAAAAAAGAAAGAAGCTTGGAAAAAAGGAAAACTCATTCGATACGGAGCAACAAAAAGCAGCGGCTTAGAAAATATAAAAGTAGAAGAAGTCATTAGAGAAGATGATCCGGATTTAGCTCAGGAGATGCGTGATTTACAAGAAGAACGAGTTTACTTAAGCAGGTATCCCAATAGAGCACACCAGCTTCAGCAAGTTAATAAAAAGCTAAACGCCCTTCGTAACAAGTGGATTGAAGCGGAGAAAAATATTTTTGATCAAGCGTATATTGTAGGCACTACTTTATCAAAAGCGGCTATTGACCGATTACTTTATCAAAGTGAATTTGATATGGTTGTGGTAGACGAAATTAGCATGGCATATGCACCGCAAATTGCTTTTGCAGCTGCGTTAGGAAAACGAATTGTCGTGTGCGGCGATTTTAAACAGCTTCCCCCGGTATCTCAATCTTCTCATGCTGAAGTGAAGAAGTGGCTGCAGCGAGATTTATTTGAGCAGACGGGTCTTGTAGAGCAAGTAGAAAGCGGTGAGATACACCCGCATCTTTTTATGTTGACAAAGCAAAGAAGAATGCATAAAGATATCTCAGCTTTTACAAATCGTTATATTTACAGCAATCGAGTAGGGGATCATCCATCTGTCACAACAAGTCGAGAAGTAGTAGCAAGCAGCCGGCCGTTTGCTCATGAAGCAGCGCTTATGCTTAACATTGGTCATTTGCATTCTTCCGCTATGCGAGATGCTGCTTCTGGCTCACGCTACAATGTGATAACGGCTGTGTTGGCGGTAAGTTTGATGCTGCGGGCACGCAAAGCTTCTTCGGCTACTCTTGGCTATGTGACTCCTTATAAGTCTCAAGCTAAATTGATTAATGCACTTCTTCAAGATATCGAACCAGCTATCGATATAATTGCAGCAACCGTACACAAATTTCAAGGCGCGGAACGAGATATCATGATTTTTGATACGGTCGATACAAAGCCGCAGTCAAAACCAGGTTTACTTTTAACAAATGAAAATAGCGATCGATTGGTAAACGTGGCGGTGACGCGTTCAAAAGGAAAATTTATTATGCTTTCAGACGAGTCGTTTGCCCAGCAGCGTGTACCAAAGGAGCGAGCGTTATGGAAGTTGGTCAACCACTTTAACGAAAATCAAAAAGTATACCAGCCTCAGCAATTTTTAAAAGAAGTCATTCAGCATCCTAAATTGATTTGGTACCATCCATCGAACAGCAGTCAGTTAAAAAAAGACTTATATCAAGCTCAGCAGCAGATTTTATTGTGTATTCCTTATGCTTCCCTTGTTCCTCAAGAAATACGGGATATGTTACATTCGTTTAAAGGGGAAGTGACCGTTCTTACTCGTGAACCAAAAGAAGTTCGGATTGACGGTGCTCATATCATTTCATCTGCTGTTCCGATGTCACTGCTTATTATCGATGAATCCACTATATGGATCAATATGCCTTATGGAGGAAAGAATGAAGCGTTTATGGCAGCTAGAATTGAATCAAAGCTAGGCGCTAAACAGCTTATTCGGTCAATTGATTTTACGGAAGATAAAATAAGAAATCAAGAAACAAAAATGTATATAGAAACAAATAAACCACAATATTCTCTGAGCGATTACCTTCGCAGCTGGGATCGCTGTGAATCTTGTCAGCATATGCGAGAAGTAGAGATAACAAAAAAAGGAAAAGTAAGGTTTATTTGCTATTATTGCGGGAAAACAAGTGGGGCAACACGTTTATTAGTAGAAAAATATTTAAACTACGTACATGCTGTATGTAAAGCATGCAAGCAGCCGATGAACGTAGATTATGATGAAAATAAAGGTGTCTACGCATGTTGTCCATCGTGCAAAAAGGAAGTTTTACCTAAAGATTTATTGTAA
- a CDS encoding cold-shock protein: MYFAKKAVEEEVDQMMDTTVYACQSESCNGWMREDFVTVDYNCPMCGTEMSQEVRELPKIKYDHQFYNK, from the coding sequence ATGTATTTTGCAAAAAAAGCCGTAGAAGAAGAAGTAGATCAAATGATGGATACGACTGTATATGCGTGTCAATCTGAATCATGTAATGGGTGGATGAGAGAAGATTTTGTTACGGTTGATTATAACTGTCCGATGTGCGGAACGGAAATGTCACAGGAAGTACGCGAGCTGCCGAAAATTAAGTACGATCACCAATTTTATAATAAATAA
- a CDS encoding zinc ribbon domain-containing protein — protein sequence MGKNGCIKCGHTEAKTKEIATTGTGLSSLDVQHNHFTVVYCTSCGYSELYNKSSSRGSNIIDLFFGG from the coding sequence ATGGGGAAAAACGGTTGTATAAAATGCGGACATACAGAAGCAAAAACAAAAGAAATTGCTACAACGGGAACGGGACTGTCTAGCTTAGATGTTCAGCACAATCACTTTACAGTGGTATATTGCACGAGCTGCGGGTATTCAGAGCTATATAATAAATCATCTTCAAGAGGCAGCAATATTATCGACTTATTTTTTGGAGGATGA
- a CDS encoding MarR family winged helix-turn-helix transcriptional regulator, translated as MEQLYKQLQLENQLCFSIYATSREITKVYKPLLDKLGVTYPQYLALLVLWEHETLSVKKMGELLYLDSGTLTPMLKRMQDQELVIRQRSHEDERVVFISLTEKGKKLRDKACHIPEEVFSMTNKSQEELEKLKETLQELLQSLHTYNQK; from the coding sequence ATGGAACAACTTTATAAGCAGCTGCAGCTAGAAAATCAGCTTTGTTTCTCAATTTACGCCACGTCTCGAGAAATTACAAAGGTGTACAAGCCGCTGCTCGATAAATTAGGAGTAACCTATCCGCAGTATTTAGCCCTTCTTGTTTTATGGGAACATGAAACACTCAGCGTAAAAAAAATGGGCGAACTTCTGTATTTGGATTCAGGCACCCTTACTCCTATGCTAAAAAGAATGCAGGATCAAGAATTAGTGATTCGTCAGCGTTCTCATGAAGATGAACGCGTTGTTTTTATTAGTTTAACCGAAAAAGGAAAAAAATTACGTGATAAAGCTTGTCATATTCCAGAAGAAGTTTTTAGTATGACGAATAAGTCGCAAGAAGAATTAGAAAAGCTGAAAGAAACGCTGCAGGAGTTATTGCAATCGCTGCATACGTACAATCAAAAATAG